A region from the Salvia splendens isolate huo1 chromosome 15, SspV2, whole genome shotgun sequence genome encodes:
- the LOC121767064 gene encoding norbelladine synthase-like — protein sequence MYGTMSAEMTVDVPATEARKLYGTLQLPKVAEEANSDFISRVDVVQGDGGAGTILEVFFHPGGMESFKEKFMVVDNEKRVKEAEVVDGGFLDLGFTMYRIRFNVID from the exons ATGTACGGAACAATGTCCGCTGAGATGACGGTTGATGTACCGGCAACCGAAGCGCGGAAGCTCTACGGCACACTACAACTCCCCAAAGTGGCGGAGGAAGCCAACTCCGACTTTATCAGCCGGGTCGACGTCGTCCAAGGGGACGGCGGCGCCGGAACCATTCTCGAAGTCTTTTTCCATCCAG GAGGAATGGAGTCGTTCAAGGAGAAATTCATGGTGGTGGATAACGAGAAGCGTGTGAAGGAGGCAGAGGTTGTGGACGGTGGATTTCTGGATCTAGGGTTCACGATGTATCGTATCAGATTCAATGTGATAGACTAA
- the LOC121766458 gene encoding norbelladine synthase-like: MYGTMSVEMTVDVPATEAWKLYGTLQLPKVAEEANSDFISRVDVVQGDGGAGTILEVVFRPGMGGGMKSFKEKFMVVDNEKRVKEAEVVEGGFLDLGFTLYRMRFNVIEVEGNEKQCITRSTIEYELKEEAAANVEIASIKPFTGLMLLCAKYLLRNNDN, from the exons ATGTACGGAACAATGTCCGTTGAGATGACGGTTGATGTACCGGCAACTGAAGCGTGGAAGCTCTACGGCACTCTACAGCTCCCCAAAGTGGCGGAGGAAGCCAACTCCGACTTTATCAGCCGGGTCGACGTCGTCCAAGGGGACGGCGGCGCCGGAACCATTCTCGAGGTCGTTTTCCGTCCAG GGATGGGAGGGGGAATGAAGTCGTTCAAGGAGAAATTCATGGTGGTGGATAACGAGAAGCGTGTGAAGGAGGCAGAGGTTGTGGAAGGTGGATTTCTGGATCTAGGGTTCACGTTGTATCGTATGAGATTCAATGTGATAGAGGTGGAGGGAAACGAGAAGCAGTGTATAACTCGATCTACGATCGAGTACGAGCTCAAAGAAGAAGCTGCAGCGAATGTTGAAATCGCTTCCATTAAACCATTCACTGGCCTCATGCTACTCTGTGCTAAGTATTTGCTCcgcaacaatgacaattga